CTGTATCGGCAGACTGTTTTGGGATCGCCTCAAGGTATTCGATGCCAGGCACTTAACGGAGACCTCTGACATTTTCTCGGCACTCCTTCACCATATCGAGAGTGCCACCAATGGCGGGAAAATCATGCCTACGATTACGATTTTCAAGGCTGCACGTCCAGGGGAGGCCCCGCTTATTATCAAAAACCACCAGTTGATTCGGTATGCCGGTTACGAAACGGCCGAGGGGACGATTGGCGATCCGGCTTCCCTATCCTTCACGAAGGAATGCATGGAGCTGGGGTGGCAGGGAGACTTGACCGACTATGATGTGCTGCCGCTGGTTGTGCAGCAGGGGAATGAGCCGCCGGAGTGGCTCGCGATACCGAAATCCTACGTGCTGGAAGTCCCTTTGGAGCATCCCGAACTTCCTGCTCTTAAAGCGGAAGGGATAAAATGGTATGGGGTGCCTCTCATCTCAGACATGCTGCTTGAAATCGGCGGCATTATGTATACGGCCGCACCGTTCAACGGCTGGTATATGGGAACCGAAATCGGAGCCCGTAACCTTGCAGATGAAGGGCGCTACAACAAGCTTCCGCTTATTGCCAAGCTGATGGGGCAGGATACTTCCAGCGAAACTACCTTATGGAGGGATCGCGCATTGGTTGAACTCAATGCTGCCGTGCTCTATTCCTACAAAAAAGCGGGCGTCAGCATAGTGGACCATCATTCGGCAGCAGCCCAATTCGGTTTGTTTGAACAGCGCGAACAGCAAGCCGGGCGGGAGCTCACAGGGGATTGGAGTTGGTTGATTCCTCCGGTCTCGCCGGCTACAACCCATATTTTCCACACCTCTTATCATAACGACATCCGTTCGCCGAATTTCCATTACAGGAGCAAAGGGCAGTAATCGGGGCTTTATTTCGAATCGTTTATACACAACAAAGCCGGGGCTCATTGCCGCCCCGGCCTTCATGTATTTTGATATGATCCTTATCCTCGTAAATGAGTGCTGAAGCGGTCATCTGATCCCGGATTAATCGTTGACCTTCACTTCGGCAGCAGTGGACACATAAACCTCTTCTTCAAAATCCTCGTCAAACGCGGAGACCTGCGCAATTTCCTCATCTGCCATCCAGCTTTCTTGCCGGTTGCGCCAGGACTGAATGTCGGAGATCACATTCTCTGCCCGATCCGTCATAATGCCGATCAGGTTAACGCCCTGCTCTCCTACCTTCTCTGCTGCCTCCTGCACCTTGCTGCCGATGCCGCGGGCGCCGTCGGCAATGTCATTCCGAAGCTCTTTGCCGGATTTTGGAGCCAGAAGAAGTGCGGTAACAGAACCTGCAACACTGCCGATCAATACTCCCCAGAGGAGCCCTTTGCTCTTCTCTTTCATATTCCATCTCTCCTTCTATTTGGCTTGCCCTTCGTCGGACTTGGAGGTGTATTTGTTCCATGAATGCCAAAGCGTCATTCCGGCATCAACCCACCGGAACACCTCCCCGATCTGCCGTTCATTATCGAGGCGAGCACGTTCCAGATGCTCAATGGCAGTTATGGAAGCTTTTTTCCCTACAGCATGAACCGCATCGGCCGTCTTGGCTACCGCTGACGCAGCATCGGACATGGAAGCGGCAATAGCTTCGCTCGCTGCCAGCTGACGCTGAATCATCTCTAACGAGACCGATGCCTGCTCCAGCACCTGCGAGGCTTCTTGACTCAATCGGCTACTGTCTTCCTCAAGCCTGCCCAGCGTGGTCTCGGCCCGCCCGATCAGCTTTTTAACCGACAGCATCATGATCACCGCCGCAACCGCGATCAGAACGATGCCGATAGCAGCGGCCAGCGCACTCCATTCTGTCATCGGGAACTCCTCCTTTCGTCCGACCGGGCGAATGCCTAGTCGCTTGATGCATTATAAGCAGTATGGGCTTGTCTTGACACAACATCGGCGATTTTTTTATTCCAGCAGAGAAAAACCACGAGTATCCCCTACAACTTCGGAACATCCCAGCCGCTTGAGATAAAGACAACAAAAAAACAGACCGTTCAGGGATTACCTGAACGGTCTGTTATGGATGAATCGTATGGAAGAGCCCATGGCGCGTCATGGATATCTCTTTTTTAAAACTATACAAGCCTCAGTACATCTCGTTCTTTAAATACTCACGGACATTTCCCGCAAACTGCTCCAGCACATCAGGCAAAATCGTGGTTAAAGAATGAAGCGCATGCCTGTCCCAATCATAGTAGTCCTGCACGAGCGGTTTACGCAATCGAACCAGCTCCAGCAGCACCTTATGAACCTCTTCAGGGAACACCTTTTCCTCATGATTAATATCCATGATATCTTCATAACTGCTGGCATCCCGCATAATAAATCCGTCAATCAAGTAGCTGCCGACATCCGTTACGACTTCGATCGCCAGATGAAGCGCACGCTCCTGAACCAAGCCCAGCACCAGGCCTCCGTCCCATGATTGTGCCGCAGCACGCAATCCTTCCGCGATTTCGGGAATCGCGCTCAGACGCCGTTCAATTTGTTCTTGATTCACATAATACACCGCAAATCTCCTCCAGCCTGTTGTTGTAAAGTCTATATCATTGCCTACACTTCAAAATCAACGCTAAGCGTATGATCTTTCACCGTATTGATGTATTGGATCACTTCCTGGTGAACAGGATGAACGGCATATGCTTGTAAATCTTCAAGATTGTCCACTTCAACGATCAAAGCCAAATCATAAGAGCGCTCGGAGCGAATAACATCGGCACCCGCCTCAAGGGATCTTAGCATCGGAATCTTGCCATCCATATCACGCAGCACCTGCACCGTCTTCTCAATATTCTCGGCGGATGAATCCTTCAATTTGAAAAAAACAATATGTTTAATCATCGTCCGTTCCTCCATCTCTAGCATTTATGTAAATCTTTCGTATCTATCATACCCCGTTCGTCCGGAAAAAGAAATCGCTACCACCAACATAGCGGACATATCAGCTGCGCCAGATCTAGCCAAATAGGAGCACGTTCTGACTTACGCCAGAACGCGCTCCTGAAATCGAATTCTATTTAAGGGAACAACCGCTAAAATCACGACCCTAATTGGTTCAGCATGTTCTGGGCAATCCAGACGCCGGCGGCTCCTGCCTGAGCAAGACCCCTGGTAATTCCGGCACCATCCCCGCCACAATAAAGACCCTTGATTTCCGTCTCGAAAGACTCCGACAGCTTCGGTCTTGCGGAGTAGAACTTGGCCTCCACCCCGTAGAACAGCGTGTGCTCTGACGCAATCCCCGGCGTGACTTTATCAAGCGCTTCGACCATCTCGATCAGGCTTTTCATAGTGTTGTACGGCAGCACCAAGCCAAGATCTCCAGGAACCGCTTCCTTCAGCGTCGGCTCCAGAAACCCTTCACGAATTCGGCCTTCGGTGGATCTCCGGCCGCGGAGCACGTCACCGTATTTCTGTACAATGACCCCGCCGCTGGATAGATCGTTAGCCCGCTTGCATATTTCACGCGCATATTCGTTAGGCTTGTCAAACGGCTCCGTAAACTTATGGGATACGAGCAGCGCAAAGTTCGTATTGGCTGATCCCAAAGCCGGATCTTTGTAGGAATGGCCATTGGCTGCCATAACTCCACTATGGTTCTCAACCACAACATGACCGGAAGGATTGCTGCAGAACGTACGCACCCGGGTTCCAACCGAGGTGTTAAAGATGAATTTGCCTTCATACAAATGCTCATTGATCTCGCGCATGACCACATCCGAGGTTTCCACCCGAACGCCCACGTCCACTTGGTTATTATGCATTTTCAATCTGCGTTTTTTTAATATACCGGTCAACCAGGCTGAGCCGTCACGCCCAGGGGCAACCATCACTAAATTCGCCTCATGGACCTCCCCGCCTTTCATTGTGATACCGGTAATACGGTGGGTTCCGTCTTCTTTGACGGTGACAATGTCCTCGACTTCCGCCCGGAAAGCCATATCAATTCTTGTCTTCAAATATTCATATATCGACTTTAGAATCTCCAAATTCTGCTCAGTTCCAAGATGTCTTACCTGAGCGCGAAGCAGCTTCAGGCCCGCTGCGTATCCACGGTGTTCAATATCCCGAATCGCATGGGTTGTCGGGTCCGTAATGGCAGGTGTCGCTCCATGCTCCAGATTGATGGCGTCGACATATTGGATGAGCTCCATGACTTTGGAGCCAGGCAAATAATCGGTCATCCAGCCGCCAAACTCCGTGGTGATGTTGAATTTGCCGTCGCTGTATGCTCCCGCCCCACCAAACCCGGCTGTAATCGAACAAGCCGGCAAACAACCGGCAAATTCCTTGCGTCCTACTGCCGGTGGACAGAGCTTAATCTTCTCTTCCAGGATCGGGCAGCTTCTCCGGTAAATATCATGTCCCTTGTCAACCAGCAGCACCTTGCTTCCTGGTGACTTCAATGTCAGTTCATAACAAGCGAAAATGCCAGCCGGACCGGCACCAACAACGATAACATCATATTTGCTCATCATATCCCCCTGTGTGTTTGACTGTCGCTTTGCGCACAACACTTCCGGGCACAAAAAAAATCCTGCTCCGAATAGGTATGCTTGCGCATCCTATTCGTAGTCAGGAATTTAAGGTCCCTTGTAGAAACCCCTGAACCTTATTTTCAGGGATATACGAATAAGCATCATTTTTCTTTATCAACCGTAGTTAATATAAAACGAATTCACGAATGAGTCAAGTTAAATAATGTTTATCGTTCGTGTTTATCCTCTTATATTCTGGTTTTACATGCGATTCTCCCCGAGTAAAAACATCAAAAGACGAACAATACATTATAATAATCAAATAAACGAGTAGGTCCATCGGACCATTACATCGGACTTATAAATCATGTAACAACGAAATGGAAACAATTGTTTTATGTTTGGCTATTGAAAAGTGAGTGTCGAATATTGTAGTATTGTGTTAAAAAAATCGGAGGAATTATGCCTACAAAACTGCAGCAAGAAAAACACTCCATTGAGGCGTGGTCCCTGATCAATCGTAAATATTTGGGGAAAGGTGTGCGAGTCAAGCGCTTTCGCCGGCCGACCCGCTGCCAAATTCGCAACCGCGTCCTACTAGCCGTACTTATGGCCAACGATATCAAGTTGTCGCAATTGGCCGAGGAACTGGGAGTATCCTCCCGTAGTGTCAGCGCCTGGGTATATGAGGGACGCGTTCCCGGAAAAAACAACCTGGAGAAGGCTTGTGACTACTTGGGTTATCCCCGCCACATACTCTTCAGAGAGGAACTGCTGGACAAGTCACCTTTAATCTGTCAGCCGGCACCTTCCCGCTTCATGAAACGCACCCTGACACGCTCACCGGTTAGCAACCGGATTCTGACAGGTCTGTGCATGGTTCATGATTTGTCGGTAAGCGATGTAAGCCGCTGGATCGGCGTGCATCCTGGCACATTCCGCAAATGGCTGCACCAGGGCACCGTACCATCCCCAGCGTTCCAGGAAAAAGCGGAGCAGTTCTTCCGTATCCCTAAATCTGTTCTATTCGCAGATTGCGCATTAAAGCAAAATTCCTAATCGAAGTTGCCGTAATGCCATAACCATACTATTATTTCAACCCATGCTCAGCTTGTCGGATCGCTCCGGCTAAGCCGGGCTTATTTTCTGTCATGGCATATTTCTAGACGATCAGGGAATACAAGTAACATTCAGACCGCAATACTTAACTTTGAGGTGACAGACATATGACGTTACGTCATAAACAAATTGGCGCTGCACTGGGATTGCTCACCGGAACAACCATGGGAAGCGGCATTGGATTCCTGCTCGGCTGGCACTCCTTTAATCTGATCGTCTTGGTAACCCTCTTCGGCTTATTCGGAGTTGCGGCTGGTCTTTGGCTAGGCTCCCGAATGATATTCAAAGAGCTCCCTTAATGAATGATATGATATTCATCGTTCTGCCTCTTCCTCGCTGAGAATGGAGGCATAACCACACAAAGAAGACCGGAGGTTTCCGGTCTTCTTTGTTATGAATTAGTTATGGGTCCTTGTATTAACAACATACAATGGTCCAGACACAGCGCCTACGTTCTTGGGAGCTTCAGCAGCTCCATCGGTGATAGCTCCCGTGGCAGGGCTGCTGGCGGTCGTATCCGGTATATCCTGGTCGCTCCAGGTTTTACCTCCGTCCTCGGTTTTGGCTTGACCGCTGAATCCCGTTTCAGGCGAGATGAAATGGAGAAATCCGGCATTCGGCGTGCTTCCAATCCGAATCCACGTCTCCCCGCCATCCGTGGTGCGATACAGATCGTTATTCTCCATCACGGTCCAGGCCTGTTTGCCATTCAGCGCAAAGATTTGGCGTACCGTGCCTTTCGGCTGAGCCTGAACCTCCCATTCCGTACCACCGTTATCACTAAAAGCAATCCAGCCTTCCCCGCCAATCCAGCCCGAGCTATGATTAATGAGCCGGACCGCCGTCACATCCGCTAAATCCACATCGGGTTCAGCGGTCTGATGATCGGGCGATACGTCCGTATCCTCTACTGCAACGACACTGCTTCCCGCGGTGTCATCACCTCCTGAAGCTGAGCCGGAAGGGAGCTCTGTCTCCGGGGTATTCTCATTCGAAGAAATCACCGATTGCTCAGGTACCGGATGCTGAGCCACATTCCCCTCATCCGTTGGTTGACATCCAACAGACAAACTCACAACAACGAGCATCGACAACATAAAGCTAAACCCTATTCGAGGTTTTATCACAAGATCACACCCCTTGTATTCAAAATAACTCGCCCATAACTCCCGCTAACAGGTCTTATATTATAAATCCAACTCCATTGAATTCACCTTAAAGCTGAACGGTTCCTCCTGTTTAGTATAACGCGAGTTCTGCATGAAGAGGAACGAAAAAAAGCTGTTCTCCAAGTTAAATTTCCACTTGAAAAACAGCTTTGCTTCATAGAAGCGGTCGAGAGGACTCGAACCTCCACTGGGTTTAGCCTGCTAATTCAAATACTTGATAAGCTTGGACCAAAAGGCCGAATAGTGCTCCCAGTTCATAAACTCCAACGATCCCCAGTGCGGCGAACAATCGCTTGCAAAGGCTGCCGTCTTGCCGGCTCCGTAGGTTCCAACCGTCAGAATGGCATCGCCTTCATGGCTTAGCAATTCCTCTGCCCCCGGCTTGGCTGACAGTTTATTATAACCCAGCAGCCTAGGCCATTCCCCCAAATCATTTACCAGTGGATGCGGCTGCGATACGACAGGCGAGAAGCCGCTCGGCATCTCTACCCGATCATCTTTGTCCATCATGACTACCGGCAGCACATCGGCCAATATCGTATTTCTATAATTGGCTTTTCCTTCGATTCCCATGAAGGTCAGGTAACCGCCAACCATCAGCAAGCCGCCCCCTTCAGCGACATACTGCTTCATTAGCTCAAGGGCGTTCGGAATGATTTGCATTTGATAGAAGGTTGGATTTTGGAGCAGGAATGTGTTGGCCCCTACGTCACTAAGTACAATCGCATCATAGGCCTTTAGCTCTTCCAACGATTGAGGGAAGCGCACCTGTACTTCATGCGCAGGCATATAGGTGACGTCAATTCCCTCCTGACGCAGACAGGAGAGCAAATAGGTTGCTCCCTCCTCGTACTTGGTCGAGGTAAAGCTGTCATAACCTTTCGTATGAATCATATGCACAACCCAAGATTCGCCAACAAATAAGATTTTCATCAGTTCAAGCACCTCCGTATTGTATATCACCAGGCCCTATACCTACAGGCCGTCTTGATCCCGTTTTTACGCTTCCGCGATTTCACACCAGTCCACAATCGTTTTGGCAATCATCTTGACCGCTTGAATCACTTCATCGACAGGTGTAAATTCGTCGCTATGATGGGCAAGGCTTGGGTCGCCTGGTCCAAAGTTAACGGTCGGAATGCCGACGTTCACCGGCCAGCCCATATCGGTATGGAAGCCCAATCCTTCGATCTTCCCTTCCTCTCCAATAGCCTTCAAGGATTGTACACAAGTCTGAACAAAGGGATGAGACACATCCGTTTCTGCACAATCGGCATCCACCAGCCATTCGATTTCCGGCATATGCTCACGCAGCCAAGGATCTGATTCCGATACCTCGCGCAGAAAGTCCGTCAATTCCTTCTTTACGTTGCCGCCTACAAGCTTCTCGTCACGCTCCGATGGCAAGTATTGCGCGTTAAATACGATTTCCGCCTCATTCGCGAAGGAGGTCGGATATTCCCCAGCGTTTAATTGCGCGACATGCACCTGACAAGGGATCGCCAAGTAGGGATGAGTCTTGCTGACAGCCCATTGCTCATTCAAGCGGTCCAAATGCTCCAGAATATATCTCGCTTTCTTAATCGCATCCACCGCGCCGCCGTCCTGCCAATCCGCTTGCGGCATCTCAATATGACCGCTGCGGCCTTGGATTTTGATCTTCCCCCATAAAATCCCACGGCACAGCGGGGCGATCGTTAGCGAGGTCGGTTCTGTCAAAATGCATGCATCTGCTCGATATCCATGGTGGATGAAATCAAGCGCCCCCATGCCTCCCGCTTCTTCATCGACGACCGTGCCGACAACAACCGGACCTTTAAGCTTAAACCCGCTGCGAAGAATAGCTTCGACGGCCATAATCATGGCTGCGACTCCGCCCTTCATATCAACGGTGCCGCGGCCGTACATCTTCCCGTCAATCACTTTGCCCTCGAACGGATCGACCGTCCACTTTGAGCCTGCCATGACGACATCAATATGGCCAAATAAGAGCAAGGACTTGCCTTCCGTTCCTTTGCCAAACGTAGCCGCCAGATTGGGTCTGCCCGTAAAATCTCTTCCCGCATAATAGCCCGCCATGCCTTCATATTGCTTCAGTTCATCAGCGACGGGCTCCCAAATCTCGATGTCCGCACCCAGTTTCTCCAGCTTGCCGGCAATAAATTGTTGCAGGTCCTTCTCTTTCGATGGCCCTGGCTCCTCGAAGAACCAGGGGTTCACGCTCGGAATTTGAATAAGCTGCTGTAAAAATTGAATAATTTCATCTTGATGATTCTCGATCCAATCCATCACTCTTTGTTCTTGGTTCATCTCTCTCTCTCCTTTGTGGCAGCACTCTCCTGATACCGCATGAATCCGCAGCTGCCGTAAGCAAGAGTATCAGGAGCCGTGCCTGCTCCCTTATTCGAATCGAACAGTGCTTCCGTTCATAAAATCAACCCACGGATTGATCATCTCATCCCCGAATTTATCCTTTTTCTTCTCGATGCCGAACATATAACGGGCGTCGTCCGCAGCCGGGTAGGCCGGGCTATGCCAGACCCCCCGATGGATGACGATAGCTTGTCCGGGCTTGATTCGGAAGCACTTGACGGTGGAAGCATCAGGGCTTTCATCCGGATTGTCAATATCCATGCACAATGCTACAGGCTGCACAATCTCACGATCAAAGGTAAGCAGAAGCTCTTCACGACTGACATGCCTCTCCATAGCCGTGACGACAAATTCACGTCGCTTGGTGATCACAAGGCCAAATCCGATGGGCTCCCATACGTCCAGCATTTGAACATAGCTCCAGCAATCCCACCCGTCACCGGATTTGGAAGGGTCAATCGCCGGCACATCCACCACTTTGCCATAGGGAGCAAAAGCCTCCTCCGTTAAATCTTCTATCTGCACCTTATACTCCATTAAGGCCGCCTCCTAAGGGTGTTATTAGAAATCAAAACTGTCCACATTATCGTTCGTGACTTCAAGCGTGCCAATAAAGACGCTTTGTCCGTCTACCTTCACTGTTCCAATCGTCGGAATCTCCATGCCGTCTTTGATTTCCTTGCCTTGAGCCAGTTGATCCATAATATAGACCGTTACGTAAGCCAGCTTGCCCGGATCCCAAATAATATCTGTTTTGATCGTGCCGTTCTTGATGTAATTTTTCACGACGCTCGGCACGGCAATGCCTGTAATGGCCACTTGGTTCTTCTCCAAAGTGCCTGCCTTTACAGCTTGCTCCACGACCTCCGCGGCTGCAGGAGGTTCGCCGCCTGCAAATCCGATTATGCCTTTCAGATCAGGGTAGGTTTGAAGCAGGTTTTGCGCATTGGCATACGCCTTCTGTTGATCGTCGTCGCTCGCGACAGTCGTTACGACCTCAATCTCCGGATAGTTGGCTGCAAAATAAGCTTTAGCCGCATTGGATTTGGCAATCTGGTTTTGCGAGCCCAGACCGGCTACCATGAACGCGACCTGTCCTTTGCCGCCGATTTCCTCTCCGATCGTTTTGGCCAGAAGCTCCCCGATTTCTTGGTCTGTAGCCGGAGCTACATAATATTGGCGGTCTGTATCCGGCGCGTCACTGTCCCAGGTCACAATATTGACGCCTTGGCCTGCCGCCTTCTTGAACACAGGGCCTACCGCTTTCGCATCATTGGGCGATACGCCGATGCCGCTTACTTTGCGGGTCAGCATATCCTGAATCATATTAATTTGCTTGGAGGAATCCGCCTCTGTCGGCGCATTGAACAGAACCTTTACCTTCAAATCGGCCTCCGCCTTCTTCGCGCCCTTCTCAGCCGCCGCCCAATAAGCAGGGCCGATGGACTTTGGATTCATAAAGTAAGTTCTGGATCCCGAAGCTCCCTGGTTCGTTTTGCCTCCGTTATCCGTTTGATTCCCGCTTGTACTTCCGCATGCTGCCAAATTCAAAGCCAATACGCCCGTCAGTAACGTCAATGCCAGCTTTTTCATAGGTTTCACTCTCCATTGAATTTTTTGTTTCCTACAGCAAGCAGAAGCAATGCCCCTAATATGACTGCCTGGTAAAGCACGGATACACCTAACAGATTCAATCCATTACGCAAAAACACGATGATTAGCAGCCCGACAAATGTGCCTGAAAGACTCCCCCTTCCTCCAAAAATATGTGTGCCCCCTATCAGAGTCGCTGTAATGACATCGAGCTCTATATTGGTACCCGATGTCGCCTCTGCGCTTGCCAGACGCGACACCAGAAATATACCCGCCAAGGCCGAAAACAATCCGCTAAGCATAAAGAGGATAAACCGGATGCGTACGACCGAGATACCTGAGTAGCGGACAACCTCTTCATTGTTGCCAATGCCGTACACATAAGTGCTGAATCTTGTTTTCTTCATGACAAAGCTGGCCAGAAGGAACATCACCACTAGGAAAATCGCATTAACCGGAATGCCGCCGACATACTGCTGGCCCATAAAGTAGAATGCATCCGGAAAGCCGCTAATGGGTCTGCCCTGATTGATTACGTAGACCAGACCCCGCAGCATCACGAGCATGCCAATGGTGACAACGATCGCCTGCATTCGGTGCCTTGCGATCAGATAGCCGTTAACCGCCCCGCACAGCAAGCCAGCCAGCAGCCCAATGATCACGCTGATCCATATATCGAGGCCCCGCTCAAAGGCAACTCCCATACTTACAGCGGAGAAAGCGAGAATTGAGCCTACCGAAAGATCCATGGCACCGGATATGATGATCATGGTCATCGGTATGGCGATCAGCCCTACTTCAACCATCTGGTTCAGCACATTCATAAAGTTAG
Above is a window of Paenibacillus sp. FSL K6-1330 DNA encoding:
- a CDS encoding nitric oxide synthase oxygenase; this encodes MEAAKPFIELCYAELNRTPEEAEDRLMNIRSQIELTGTYEHTLEELTHGAKMAWRNSNRCIGRLFWDRLKVFDARHLTETSDIFSALLHHIESATNGGKIMPTITIFKAARPGEAPLIIKNHQLIRYAGYETAEGTIGDPASLSFTKECMELGWQGDLTDYDVLPLVVQQGNEPPEWLAIPKSYVLEVPLEHPELPALKAEGIKWYGVPLISDMLLEIGGIMYTAAPFNGWYMGTEIGARNLADEGRYNKLPLIAKLMGQDTSSETTLWRDRALVELNAAVLYSYKKAGVSIVDHHSAAAQFGLFEQREQQAGRELTGDWSWLIPPVSPATTHIFHTSYHNDIRSPNFHYRSKGQ
- a CDS encoding YtxH domain-containing protein, giving the protein MKEKSKGLLWGVLIGSVAGSVTALLLAPKSGKELRNDIADGARGIGSKVQEAAEKVGEQGVNLIGIMTDRAENVISDIQSWRNRQESWMADEEIAQVSAFDEDFEEEVYVSTAAEVKVND
- a CDS encoding DUF948 domain-containing protein, producing the protein MTEWSALAAAIGIVLIAVAAVIMMLSVKKLIGRAETTLGRLEEDSSRLSQEASQVLEQASVSLEMIQRQLAASEAIAASMSDAASAVAKTADAVHAVGKKASITAIEHLERARLDNERQIGEVFRWVDAGMTLWHSWNKYTSKSDEGQAK
- a CDS encoding HepT-like ribonuclease domain-containing protein, whose protein sequence is MYYVNQEQIERRLSAIPEIAEGLRAAAQSWDGGLVLGLVQERALHLAIEVVTDVGSYLIDGFIMRDASSYEDIMDINHEEKVFPEEVHKVLLELVRLRKPLVQDYYDWDRHALHSLTTILPDVLEQFAGNVREYLKNEMY
- a CDS encoding Dabb family protein gives rise to the protein MIKHIVFFKLKDSSAENIEKTVQVLRDMDGKIPMLRSLEAGADVIRSERSYDLALIVEVDNLEDLQAYAVHPVHQEVIQYINTVKDHTLSVDFEV
- a CDS encoding NAD(P)/FAD-dependent oxidoreductase, with translation MSKYDVIVVGAGPAGIFACYELTLKSPGSKVLLVDKGHDIYRRSCPILEEKIKLCPPAVGRKEFAGCLPACSITAGFGGAGAYSDGKFNITTEFGGWMTDYLPGSKVMELIQYVDAINLEHGATPAITDPTTHAIRDIEHRGYAAGLKLLRAQVRHLGTEQNLEILKSIYEYLKTRIDMAFRAEVEDIVTVKEDGTHRITGITMKGGEVHEANLVMVAPGRDGSAWLTGILKKRRLKMHNNQVDVGVRVETSDVVMREINEHLYEGKFIFNTSVGTRVRTFCSNPSGHVVVENHSGVMAANGHSYKDPALGSANTNFALLVSHKFTEPFDKPNEYAREICKRANDLSSGGVIVQKYGDVLRGRRSTEGRIREGFLEPTLKEAVPGDLGLVLPYNTMKSLIEMVEALDKVTPGIASEHTLFYGVEAKFYSARPKLSESFETEIKGLYCGGDGAGITRGLAQAGAAGVWIAQNMLNQLGS
- a CDS encoding helix-turn-helix transcriptional regulator, producing MPTKLQQEKHSIEAWSLINRKYLGKGVRVKRFRRPTRCQIRNRVLLAVLMANDIKLSQLAEELGVSSRSVSAWVYEGRVPGKNNLEKACDYLGYPRHILFREELLDKSPLICQPAPSRFMKRTLTRSPVSNRILTGLCMVHDLSVSDVSRWIGVHPGTFRKWLHQGTVPSPAFQEKAEQFFRIPKSVLFADCALKQNS
- a CDS encoding glutamine amidotransferase translates to MKILFVGESWVVHMIHTKGYDSFTSTKYEEGATYLLSCLRQEGIDVTYMPAHEVQVRFPQSLEELKAYDAIVLSDVGANTFLLQNPTFYQMQIIPNALELMKQYVAEGGGLLMVGGYLTFMGIEGKANYRNTILADVLPVVMMDKDDRVEMPSGFSPVVSQPHPLVNDLGEWPRLLGYNKLSAKPGAEELLSHEGDAILTVGTYGAGKTAAFASDCSPHWGSLEFMNWEHYSAFWSKLIKYLN
- a CDS encoding ArgE/DapE family deacylase, with the protein product MNQEQRVMDWIENHQDEIIQFLQQLIQIPSVNPWFFEEPGPSKEKDLQQFIAGKLEKLGADIEIWEPVADELKQYEGMAGYYAGRDFTGRPNLAATFGKGTEGKSLLLFGHIDVVMAGSKWTVDPFEGKVIDGKMYGRGTVDMKGGVAAMIMAVEAILRSGFKLKGPVVVGTVVDEEAGGMGALDFIHHGYRADACILTEPTSLTIAPLCRGILWGKIKIQGRSGHIEMPQADWQDGGAVDAIKKARYILEHLDRLNEQWAVSKTHPYLAIPCQVHVAQLNAGEYPTSFANEAEIVFNAQYLPSERDEKLVGGNVKKELTDFLREVSESDPWLREHMPEIEWLVDADCAETDVSHPFVQTCVQSLKAIGEEGKIEGLGFHTDMGWPVNVGIPTVNFGPGDPSLAHHSDEFTPVDEVIQAVKMIAKTIVDWCEIAEA
- a CDS encoding ureidoglycolate lyase, whose translation is MEYKVQIEDLTEEAFAPYGKVVDVPAIDPSKSGDGWDCWSYVQMLDVWEPIGFGLVITKRREFVVTAMERHVSREELLLTFDREIVQPVALCMDIDNPDESPDASTVKCFRIKPGQAIVIHRGVWHSPAYPAADDARYMFGIEKKKDKFGDEMINPWVDFMNGSTVRFE
- a CDS encoding autoinducer 2 ABC transporter substrate-binding protein — its product is MKKLALTLLTGVLALNLAACGSTSGNQTDNGGKTNQGASGSRTYFMNPKSIGPAYWAAAEKGAKKAEADLKVKVLFNAPTEADSSKQINMIQDMLTRKVSGIGVSPNDAKAVGPVFKKAAGQGVNIVTWDSDAPDTDRQYYVAPATDQEIGELLAKTIGEEIGGKGQVAFMVAGLGSQNQIAKSNAAKAYFAANYPEIEVVTTVASDDDQQKAYANAQNLLQTYPDLKGIIGFAGGEPPAAAEVVEQAVKAGTLEKNQVAITGIAVPSVVKNYIKNGTIKTDIIWDPGKLAYVTVYIMDQLAQGKEIKDGMEIPTIGTVKVDGQSVFIGTLEVTNDNVDSFDF
- a CDS encoding ABC transporter permease, which codes for MSTWTSRFPLRGNKLIVQMLLLLVIIVLFSFLSPYFLTVTNFMNVLNQMVEVGLIAIPMTMIIISGAMDLSVGSILAFSAVSMGVAFERGLDIWISVIIGLLAGLLCGAVNGYLIARHRMQAIVVTIGMLVMLRGLVYVINQGRPISGFPDAFYFMGQQYVGGIPVNAIFLVVMFLLASFVMKKTRFSTYVYGIGNNEEVVRYSGISVVRIRFILFMLSGLFSALAGIFLVSRLASAEATSGTNIELDVITATLIGGTHIFGGRGSLSGTFVGLLIIVFLRNGLNLLGVSVLYQAVILGALLLLAVGNKKFNGE